Proteins co-encoded in one Listeria ivanovii subsp. ivanovii genomic window:
- a CDS encoding flavocytochrome c, with product MKKRLSITLIMLLSLALVIAGCGSNNTSKSDKTETKDKEKTEVTSGASKTSYTDPSELKDEYDIVIVGAAGAGLSAALEAKAKGMNPVILEKMPQAGGNTLKASSGMNASETKFQKEQGINDNNDKFYEETLAGGHGTNDKEMLRFFVDNSASAIDWLDSMDIKLNNLTITGGMSEKRTHRPEDGSAVGKYLVDGLLKNVQEEKIPVFVNADVKEITQKDGKVTGVKVRLNNKEDKNISSDAVVVTTGGYGANKELIEKERPDLKGYVTTNQAGSTGDGIKMIEKLGGTTVDMDQIQVHPTVQQEKSYLIGEAVRGEGAILVSQEGKRFGNELDTRDNVTASINKLPEKSAYLIFDSGVKDRVKAIAQYDEMGFVEKGATMDELASKIDVPKEELTKTLDTWNASVKNKKDEAFGRTTGMDNDLSKAPYYAIKIGPGIHYTMGGVKINTNTEVLDKDGKPITGLFAAGEVTGGLHGENRIGGNSVAEIIIFGRQAGDKSAEFVKEQQ from the coding sequence ATGAAAAAAAGGTTATCAATAACACTCATCATGCTACTATCACTTGCATTAGTCATCGCAGGCTGTGGAAGTAACAACACAAGTAAAAGCGACAAGACTGAAACAAAAGACAAAGAGAAAACAGAAGTAACATCAGGGGCATCGAAAACGAGCTATACAGATCCATCAGAATTAAAAGATGAATACGATATTGTCATAGTTGGTGCAGCAGGAGCAGGGTTATCCGCAGCACTAGAAGCAAAAGCTAAAGGGATGAATCCAGTAATTCTTGAAAAAATGCCACAAGCAGGCGGAAACACTTTGAAAGCCTCTTCTGGTATGAATGCATCTGAAACTAAATTCCAAAAAGAACAAGGAATTAATGATAATAACGATAAATTTTACGAAGAAACATTAGCAGGTGGTCACGGAACGAATGATAAAGAAATGCTTCGTTTCTTCGTAGATAATTCCGCAAGTGCGATTGACTGGTTAGATTCAATGGATATTAAATTAAACAACTTAACTATCACAGGTGGAATGAGCGAAAAGCGTACACACCGCCCAGAAGATGGTTCTGCAGTAGGTAAATACCTAGTCGACGGTTTATTAAAAAATGTCCAAGAAGAAAAAATTCCAGTGTTCGTTAATGCAGATGTAAAAGAAATCACACAAAAAGACGGAAAAGTAACTGGAGTAAAAGTACGTCTTAATAATAAAGAAGACAAAAACATCAGCTCAGATGCTGTAGTTGTAACAACTGGTGGCTACGGGGCAAACAAAGAATTAATAGAAAAAGAACGTCCTGACTTAAAAGGATATGTCACAACCAACCAAGCAGGAAGTACTGGCGACGGTATTAAAATGATCGAAAAACTTGGTGGGACAACCGTAGATATGGATCAAATTCAAGTCCATCCAACAGTGCAACAAGAGAAATCTTATCTGATTGGTGAAGCCGTACGTGGTGAGGGAGCCATTTTAGTTTCACAAGAAGGAAAACGTTTTGGGAATGAATTAGATACACGCGATAATGTGACGGCGTCCATCAACAAATTACCTGAAAAATCCGCATACCTTATTTTCGATTCTGGTGTAAAAGATCGGGTAAAAGCTATCGCACAATATGACGAAATGGGCTTTGTTGAAAAAGGAGCAACAATGGATGAACTAGCTAGCAAAATCGACGTACCAAAAGAAGAACTTACAAAAACGTTAGATACTTGGAACGCTAGCGTGAAAAACAAAAAAGATGAAGCATTTGGCAGAACAACAGGAATGGACAACGACTTATCCAAAGCGCCATACTATGCAATCAAAATCGGACCAGGAATTCACTATACAATGGGTGGCGTAAAAATTAATACTAATACAGAAGTTCTAGATAAAGATGGTAAACCAATTACAGGATTATTCGCTGCCGGGGAAGTAACAGGGGGCTTGCACGGAGAAAATCGTATCGGTGGTAACTCCGTAGCTGAAATCATTATCTTTGGTCGTCAAGCTGGCGATAAATCAGCTGAATTTGTAAAAGAACAACAATAA